The Urbifossiella limnaea genome has a window encoding:
- a CDS encoding ECF-type sigma factor, with amino-acid sequence MPADDVTHWIGRLRAGDPEAAGPLFATYFARLVGLARGRLREAPRRAADEEDVALSAFDSFCRGAEAGRFPRLDDRDDLWQVLLVLCARKAADLARREGRLKRGGGRLAQELDPGVVAADGPSPEFAALVADECRHLLDRLGDDTLRQVAVWKMEGYTSAEIAARLGRSEGTVERKLALIRKAWSVGVADGD; translated from the coding sequence ATGCCCGCCGACGACGTGACCCACTGGATCGGCCGGCTCCGGGCCGGTGACCCGGAGGCGGCCGGCCCGCTGTTCGCGACCTATTTCGCACGCCTCGTCGGGCTCGCGCGGGGCCGCCTCCGCGAGGCCCCCCGGCGGGCCGCGGACGAGGAGGACGTGGCACTATCCGCGTTCGACAGCTTCTGCCGCGGGGCCGAGGCGGGGCGGTTCCCCCGCCTCGACGACCGGGACGACCTGTGGCAGGTCCTCCTGGTTCTCTGCGCGCGCAAGGCCGCCGACCTCGCCCGCCGCGAGGGGCGGCTCAAGCGAGGCGGCGGCCGACTGGCACAGGAACTGGACCCCGGCGTGGTCGCCGCCGACGGGCCGAGCCCGGAGTTCGCCGCGCTCGTTGCCGACGAGTGCCGCCACCTCCTCGACCGGCTCGGCGACGACACTCTCCGGCAGGTCGCGGTCTGGAAGATGGAGGGCTATACGAGTGCCGAGATCGCCGCCCGCCTCGGCCGGTCCGAGGGAACGGTCGAGCGGAAGCTGGCCCTGATCCGCAAAGCCTGGTCCGTTGGGGTGGCCGATGGCGACTGA
- a CDS encoding alpha/beta hydrolase-fold protein, with translation MSYRTAGPLAWVVLAGLALPALGQQPAPPGAPGPIPAPPADFDKKRDGIERGRLETVEYDSATVGVKRKATVYTPPGYTKDRRYPVLYLLHGIGGDENEWRRGGAPDVILDNLYADGKAAPMIVVMPNGRASKDLTARDPIPKQSPAFALFEKELLADLIPFVEKTYPAKSDREARAIAGLSMGGGQSLNFGLGNLDTFAWVGGFSSAPNTRPAAALVKDHAEAARKLKLLYVACGDKDGLFRISEGVHKMLDENKVPHVYRVIPGGGHDFKVWRSDLYTFARLVFRDPAQDGKAPAKAAPAGAPADDGKPAATTVGPAGYPRVHADGRVTFRLKAPDASKVQVFTNYGLGAGGPWDMTKGEGGVWSLTSPPVLPGLHYYELIVDGARVNDPGSESFFGTGKPTSAVEVPEKGVDFYHARDVPHGEVRSRWYPSKVTGQTRHVVVYTPPGYDADTQKRYPVLYLQHGGGEDETGWTRQGKANFILDNLIAGGKAVPMIVVMEKGYAARAGAAAEPKGKGFNFGAFEDVVVKELVPMVDATYRTVADRDHRAIAGLSMGGAQSMQIGLTHLDTFSAVAAFSGAGKVDPKTGYGGVFADAAAFDQKVSLLYLHSGTSGLDAGIHKGAKALHDGLQQAGARNVVFRDLPGQGHEWQTWRYALNDFAPRLFRPKK, from the coding sequence ATGAGTTACCGCACCGCGGGCCCGCTCGCGTGGGTCGTGCTGGCGGGCCTGGCCCTTCCGGCCCTGGGGCAGCAGCCCGCCCCGCCGGGGGCGCCCGGGCCGATCCCGGCGCCGCCGGCGGACTTCGACAAGAAGCGCGACGGCATCGAGCGCGGCCGGCTGGAGACGGTCGAGTACGACTCGGCGACCGTCGGGGTGAAGCGGAAGGCGACCGTGTACACGCCGCCGGGGTACACGAAGGACCGGAGGTACCCGGTCCTGTACCTGCTGCACGGCATCGGCGGCGACGAGAACGAGTGGCGCCGCGGCGGGGCGCCGGACGTGATCCTCGACAACCTCTACGCCGACGGGAAGGCCGCGCCCATGATCGTCGTCATGCCCAACGGGCGGGCGTCGAAGGACCTGACGGCGCGGGACCCGATCCCCAAGCAGTCGCCGGCGTTCGCCCTGTTCGAGAAGGAGCTCCTCGCCGACCTGATCCCGTTCGTCGAGAAGACCTACCCGGCGAAGTCCGACCGCGAGGCCCGCGCCATCGCCGGCCTGTCCATGGGCGGCGGCCAGTCGCTCAACTTCGGGCTCGGCAACCTCGACACCTTCGCCTGGGTCGGCGGGTTTTCGTCGGCCCCGAACACCCGGCCGGCCGCCGCCCTGGTCAAGGACCACGCCGAGGCGGCCCGGAAGCTGAAGCTCCTCTACGTCGCCTGCGGCGACAAGGACGGGCTGTTCCGCATCAGCGAGGGCGTCCACAAGATGCTCGACGAGAACAAGGTGCCGCACGTCTACCGCGTCATCCCCGGCGGCGGGCACGACTTCAAGGTGTGGCGGAGCGACCTGTACACCTTCGCCCGGCTCGTCTTCCGCGACCCGGCGCAGGACGGCAAGGCGCCCGCGAAGGCGGCCCCCGCCGGCGCCCCGGCCGACGACGGGAAGCCGGCGGCGACCACCGTCGGCCCCGCCGGCTACCCGCGGGTCCACGCCGACGGGCGGGTCACGTTCCGGCTGAAGGCGCCGGACGCCAGCAAGGTCCAGGTCTTCACGAACTACGGGCTGGGGGCCGGCGGACCGTGGGACATGACGAAGGGCGAAGGCGGGGTCTGGAGCCTGACGTCGCCGCCGGTCCTCCCGGGGCTCCACTACTACGAACTGATCGTGGACGGCGCCCGGGTCAACGACCCCGGGAGCGAGAGCTTCTTCGGCACCGGCAAGCCGACGAGCGCGGTCGAGGTCCCCGAGAAGGGCGTGGACTTCTACCACGCCAGGGACGTGCCCCACGGCGAAGTGCGCTCGCGGTGGTACCCGTCGAAGGTGACCGGGCAGACGCGGCACGTCGTGGTGTACACGCCCCCCGGCTACGACGCCGACACGCAGAAGCGCTACCCGGTGCTGTACCTCCAGCACGGCGGCGGCGAGGACGAGACCGGGTGGACCCGGCAGGGGAAGGCGAACTTCATCCTCGACAACCTGATCGCCGGGGGGAAGGCCGTGCCGATGATCGTGGTCATGGAGAAGGGGTACGCCGCGCGGGCGGGGGCCGCGGCCGAGCCGAAGGGGAAGGGGTTCAACTTCGGCGCCTTCGAGGACGTGGTCGTCAAGGAGTTGGTCCCGATGGTCGACGCGACCTACCGCACCGTCGCCGACCGCGACCACCGGGCCATCGCCGGGCTGTCGATGGGCGGGGCGCAGTCGATGCAGATTGGGCTGACGCACCTCGACACGTTCTCCGCCGTCGCGGCGTTCAGCGGGGCCGGCAAGGTCGATCCGAAGACGGGCTACGGCGGCGTGTTCGCCGACGCCGCGGCGTTCGACCAGAAGGTGAGCCTGCTGTACCTCCACTCGGGCACCAGCGGCCTCGACGCGGGGATCCACAAGGGCGCCAAGGCGCTCCACGACGGGCTCCAGCAGGCCGGGGCCAGGAACGTGGTGTTCCGCGACCTGCCGGGGCAGGGGCACGAGTGGCAGACGTGGCGGTACGCCCTGAACGACTTCGCCCCGCGGCTGTTCCGGCCGAAGAAGTGA
- a CDS encoding MarR family winged helix-turn-helix transcriptional regulator, producing MTTGHELPMALRAAYLALHRRSEAAFAPLGVTADQFVLLATLARGGHALTQRQLARRMASDPSTVRAMLVLLERRGLVGRDAHPTDARARTVVLTAAGKRAFARLWAAGEPIRAGMLAALTPGEADALVGLLARVAGALTPEADRVPLTPSEDDA from the coding sequence ATGACCACCGGTCACGAACTCCCGATGGCCCTCCGGGCCGCGTACCTGGCCCTCCACCGCCGGTCCGAGGCCGCGTTCGCCCCGCTCGGCGTCACCGCCGACCAGTTCGTCCTCCTCGCCACCCTCGCCCGCGGCGGCCACGCCCTCACCCAGCGGCAACTCGCCCGCCGCATGGCCTCCGACCCCAGCACCGTGCGGGCCATGCTCGTCCTGCTGGAGCGCCGCGGGCTGGTCGGGCGGGACGCCCACCCGACCGACGCCCGCGCCCGCACGGTCGTGCTCACCGCCGCGGGGAAGCGGGCGTTCGCCCGACTCTGGGCGGCCGGCGAGCCGATCCGGGCCGGGATGCTCGCGGCGCTCACGCCGGGCGAGGCGGACGCCCTCGTCGGGCTCCTGGCCCGCGTCGCGGGGGCACTGACCCCCGAGGCCGACCGGGTTCCTCTCACCCCTTCCGAGGATGACGCATGA
- a CDS encoding flavodoxin family protein — translation MGKVLVLYHSAGGNTAAMARLVAEGAGRIPGTEVRVRDVDAASPDDVYWCDGLAVGSPTNMGVLSWRMKRFWDETMFDHWGKVDGKVACAFSSSGGWGGGAEIACQSLQMVLMNFGFLVFGVTDYAGTMTTCHYGAVAAKEPRDAEVQQSCRLLGRRLAEWVAVVADGRKDQHPLAKPESRTLPG, via the coding sequence ATGGGAAAAGTGCTGGTGCTGTACCACTCGGCCGGCGGGAACACCGCGGCGATGGCCCGACTCGTCGCAGAGGGGGCCGGGCGGATCCCCGGGACCGAGGTCCGCGTCCGCGACGTGGATGCCGCGTCGCCGGACGACGTGTACTGGTGCGACGGCCTCGCGGTCGGCAGCCCGACGAACATGGGCGTGCTGTCGTGGCGGATGAAGCGGTTCTGGGACGAGACCATGTTCGACCACTGGGGGAAGGTGGACGGGAAGGTCGCCTGTGCCTTCTCGTCCAGCGGCGGGTGGGGCGGCGGGGCCGAGATCGCCTGCCAGTCCCTCCAGATGGTCCTGATGAACTTCGGCTTCCTGGTGTTCGGCGTCACCGACTACGCCGGCACGATGACCACCTGCCACTACGGCGCGGTCGCGGCCAAGGAACCGCGGGACGCCGAGGTGCAGCAGTCCTGCCGGCTGCTCGGCCGGCGGCTGGCCGAGTGGGTGGCGGTCGTCGCCGACGGCCGCAAGGACCAGCACCCGCTCGCCAAGCCCGAGTCGCGGACGCTACCGGGGTGA
- a CDS encoding serine/threonine-protein kinase, with protein MATDPEADSLAAAHRRDRACDRFEKAWLAGNRPSLAEAVAAAPEADRAGLFADLVRLEVHYRRRGGEDSRPADYAGRFPEYVGAVAAAFAATTPFEPPPPEPPRPPGRFAAGEVVAGRYRIVARVGAGGMGEVYRADDLELGGPVALKFLPPARTADPEWVARLKQEVAVARRVTHENVCRVHDLGDAAGQPFLVMEYVDGRSLADLRRLVRRFDPEQVTNYARQLCDGLAAVHDRGLLHRDLKPANVLIDADGRLLLADFGLAAAAADVGADEAGAGTVAYMAPEQLAAVGVSARSDLFALGLILFELATGERPFPGTTRADLARQYAAGPPRPSTLAPGLDPALDAVVVRCLAADPHRRPALAAEVKAALPPLSPRKTADRGGSGRLRPAVAVGLFVAALVGLLAHAWAADHTMAYRRLPPAKSRASLRDTAAGIAGNLDPTKRPPPVDEDSGFDWDLERVHDVARHAPAGWDRDQDGRSPLVYFWYRASPIHHVPAAQVNAADPPLTTPGMVSVLLDPKGRLIEYHAVPGREPSAHLAPATREHWEGKLLAEAGLDRARFAPALLSRRPPCDSDDAWGLAASDAGLRADFAVCDGRPVYFRVWEPTAGGGPPKDRVEGQNVAAQGKRNMVASLAVVVVILATLAAVPLAVRNWRLGRADLRGAALVCGGYAAVTLVGWVSTSPHTTSLQAERVAVMTALGVAVFWAVLLAVCYLAVEPAMRRRWPERLASWNRLLAGRPADPLVGRDVLLGVVVGTVAAVPPKLAAAALGTYYLISPLYSPLPPDVSPGFFLSVLSVALIRTATVFVLLLLFGVLLRRDWAAVAAIALLAVPATLEPQATLPRESPVTLAAIAAGAAVLTAAAVRFGWLAALASMFTSTVLHIAPLTLTPQGWYAGTTVATAVVLVGLAVYGFVVSLGGQRIIPDEF; from the coding sequence ATGGCGACTGACCCGGAGGCCGACTCCCTGGCCGCCGCCCACCGCCGCGACCGCGCGTGCGACCGCTTCGAGAAGGCCTGGCTGGCCGGCAACCGGCCGTCGCTCGCGGAGGCGGTCGCCGCCGCACCCGAGGCCGACCGTGCGGGGCTGTTCGCCGATCTGGTGCGGCTGGAGGTCCACTACCGCCGCCGCGGCGGCGAGGACTCCAGGCCGGCCGACTACGCCGGTCGTTTCCCCGAGTACGTCGGTGCCGTCGCCGCCGCGTTCGCCGCCACCACCCCGTTCGAGCCGCCGCCCCCCGAGCCGCCTCGGCCGCCCGGTCGGTTCGCGGCCGGAGAGGTGGTCGCCGGCCGGTACCGGATCGTCGCCCGGGTCGGGGCCGGCGGCATGGGCGAGGTGTACCGGGCCGACGACCTGGAGCTCGGCGGGCCGGTGGCACTGAAGTTCCTCCCGCCGGCCCGGACGGCAGACCCCGAGTGGGTGGCGCGGCTGAAGCAGGAGGTGGCCGTCGCCCGGCGGGTGACCCACGAGAACGTCTGCCGGGTCCACGACCTCGGGGACGCCGCCGGCCAGCCGTTCCTGGTAATGGAGTACGTCGACGGGCGGAGCCTCGCGGACCTCCGCCGGTTGGTCCGCCGGTTCGACCCGGAGCAGGTGACGAACTACGCCCGCCAACTGTGCGACGGCCTGGCCGCGGTTCACGACCGCGGTCTGCTGCACCGCGACTTGAAGCCGGCCAACGTGCTGATCGACGCCGACGGCCGGCTGCTCCTCGCCGACTTCGGGCTGGCCGCGGCCGCGGCCGACGTGGGGGCCGACGAGGCCGGGGCCGGGACGGTCGCGTACATGGCCCCGGAGCAGTTGGCGGCGGTTGGGGTGTCGGCCCGGTCCGACCTGTTCGCACTGGGACTGATCCTGTTCGAGCTGGCGACCGGCGAGCGGCCGTTCCCCGGCACCACCAGGGCCGACCTGGCCCGCCAGTACGCGGCCGGCCCGCCGCGGCCGTCAACGTTGGCCCCGGGACTCGACCCGGCGCTCGACGCGGTGGTGGTCCGCTGCCTGGCCGCGGACCCGCACCGCCGGCCGGCGTTGGCCGCGGAGGTGAAGGCCGCGCTGCCGCCGCTGTCGCCACGGAAGACGGCCGACCGCGGTGGGTCCGGCCGACTTCGCCCGGCAGTCGCCGTCGGGTTGTTCGTCGCGGCGCTGGTCGGGCTCCTCGCCCACGCCTGGGCGGCCGACCACACCATGGCCTACCGCCGGCTCCCTCCGGCCAAGAGCCGCGCCTCGCTGCGGGACACGGCGGCCGGCATCGCGGGCAATCTCGACCCGACCAAACGGCCCCCGCCGGTGGACGAGGACTCCGGGTTCGACTGGGATCTCGAGCGGGTCCACGACGTGGCCCGGCACGCCCCCGCCGGGTGGGACCGCGACCAGGATGGTCGCTCCCCGCTGGTCTACTTCTGGTACCGGGCGAGCCCGATCCACCACGTTCCCGCCGCGCAGGTGAACGCGGCTGACCCGCCGCTGACGACGCCCGGGATGGTTTCGGTCTTGCTCGACCCGAAGGGCCGGCTCATCGAGTACCACGCCGTTCCCGGTCGGGAGCCCTCGGCACACCTGGCGCCCGCGACGCGAGAACACTGGGAGGGCAAGCTGCTGGCCGAGGCCGGCCTCGACCGTGCCCGTTTCGCGCCGGCCCTGCTGTCCCGCCGGCCGCCGTGCGACTCTGACGACGCGTGGGGGCTGGCGGCGTCCGACGCCGGCCTGCGGGCCGACTTCGCGGTGTGCGACGGACGCCCGGTCTACTTCCGGGTGTGGGAACCGACCGCGGGCGGCGGGCCGCCGAAGGACCGGGTGGAGGGGCAGAACGTCGCGGCGCAAGGGAAGCGTAACATGGTGGCCAGCCTGGCGGTGGTAGTCGTAATACTGGCCACGCTCGCCGCCGTCCCGCTCGCTGTGCGTAACTGGCGGCTCGGCCGGGCGGACCTCCGCGGGGCGGCCCTGGTGTGCGGCGGGTACGCCGCCGTCACGCTCGTGGGCTGGGTTTCTACCAGCCCGCACACGACGTCGCTCCAGGCCGAGCGCGTGGCGGTGATGACCGCCCTCGGGGTCGCGGTGTTTTGGGCGGTGCTGCTGGCCGTGTGTTACCTGGCGGTGGAGCCGGCGATGCGGCGGCGGTGGCCGGAGCGGCTGGCCTCGTGGAACCGGCTCCTGGCCGGCCGCCCGGCCGACCCGCTGGTCGGCCGCGACGTGCTCCTCGGGGTGGTGGTCGGCACCGTCGCGGCCGTCCCGCCGAAGTTGGCGGCCGCCGCCCTCGGCACGTACTACCTGATCTCCCCCCTCTACAGTCCGCTCCCCCCGGACGTGTCCCCGGGCTTCTTCCTGTCGGTCCTGTCGGTGGCGCTGATCCGGACGGCGACGGTGTTCGTCCTGCTGCTCCTGTTCGGCGTGCTGCTGCGGCGGGACTGGGCCGCGGTCGCCGCCATCGCCCTGCTCGCCGTCCCAGCCACCCTCGAGCCGCAAGCCACGCTCCCGAGGGAGTCGCCGGTGACGTTGGCGGCGATCGCGGCTGGGGCGGCCGTGTTGACGGCCGCCGCCGTCCGGTTCGGCTGGCTCGCGGCCCTGGCGTCGATGTTCACTTCGACCGTGCTCCACATCGCGCCACTGACCCTGACCCCGCAGGGGTGGTACGCGGGGACCACGGTCGCCACCGCCGTCGTCCTGGTCGGCCTCGCCGTGTACGGGTTCGTCGTCTCACTCGGCGGCCAGCGAATCATCCCGGACGAGTTCTGA